From a region of the Cherax quadricarinatus isolate ZL_2023a chromosome 75, ASM3850222v1, whole genome shotgun sequence genome:
- the LOC128691860 gene encoding monocarboxylate transporter 12-like isoform X2, which translates to MSSHTVLEAATQENIQEDHPHNLEATLIYSSTPYLTLTSTLTTPTPSLSYAPAPNLTHAQNHQLTHTSNLTYTSTPTLAHTFMDSLTHTSMPTLTHASSFVHASSPSFRQEYVSESTNPQVNKSQNEEEEDPSEKSCRRRGYSCSYNEGVCVCSPDVDGGWAWVVAVAAFLQFCVSSAVGTSLNFSGWIVGLARFWKRRHALVVGVAMSGSGFGVFVLGPLMETIVSKYGWRGAMLICAGMSFNFSVFGATIYSRLRQPPLSKKHCQDDQELMLDVEDLGKSVTGCDSEICIAKESLNSSETGAPNTKILAQNLPLPLIAMEGSTWSLAHHNTHSYLYRLLRDGALSFKRHIRNNDSSKHQQGTNAQRVKIQQLLSSPTFWLLEASCFLSFMATTTMYSVFLDWTVWARLAAAFSAALAGSGAGDLLGRVLAGAIVGRGLPPLLLFSGIQILLAVTIGCASISNTPGQLVTAMVGMGVACGLQSVLYALMPSQLSSGVEVGRVLGYLLFVTGAGALLGPPIAGAIVDYTGSYAPVLILCTAAPATAALLNYIAHYTSKSLNSLSVPSPAPKTLPQNI; encoded by the exons ATGTcatcacacactgtgctggagGCTGCAACACAGGAGAATATACAAGAGGATCACCCACACAACCTGGAGgctactctcatatattcctccACCCCTTACCTCACACTTACCTCCACCCTAACAACTCCCACACCAAGCCTCTCATATGCCCCTGCCCCCAACCTCACACATGCTCAAAATCACCAACTCACACATACCTCTAATCTCACATACACTTCCACACCCACTCTAGCACATACTTTCATGGACAGTCTTACACACACTTCCATGCCTACTCTCACACATGCCTCTAGTTTTGTGCATgcttcttctccttccttcaggCAAGAATATGTTTCAGAATCTACAAATCCCCAAGTCAACAAATCTCAAAATG aggaggaggaagacccGTCGGAGAAATCGTGTCGGAGACGTGGTTACAGCTGCAGCTATaacgagggtgtgtgtgtgtgcagcccTGACGTAGATGGTGGGTGGGCCTGGGTGGTAGCAGTTGCTGCCTTCCTGCAGTTCTGCGTCTCCTCAG CTGTGGGGACAAGCCTCAACTTCTCTGGCTGGATCGTAGGTCTCGCCAGGTTCTGGAAGCGTCGTCATGcccttgttgttggtgtggcaatGTCTGGCTCGGGTTTTGGCGTCTTCGTGCTTGGGCCTCTCATGGAGACTATCGTCTCCAAGTATGGATGGCGAGGTGCTATGCTCATCTGTGCTGGAATGTCATTCAACTTCTCTGTCTTTGGGGCTACTATTTACAGTAGACTGAGACAGCCACCATTATCAAAGAAACATTGCCAAGATGACCAAGAATTAATGCTTGATGTGGAAGACTTGGGAAAGTCTGTGACTGGTTGTGACAGTGAAATTTGCATTGCCAAAGAAAGTTTGAACAGCAGCGAAACTGGTGCCCCTAATACCAAAATTTTAGCACAGAATCTTCCTTTGCCTTTAATAGCAATGGAAGGCAGCACGTGGTCACTagcccatcacaacacacactcttACCTTTACCGGCTACTACGTGATGGTGCATTAAGCTTCAAACGCCACATCAGAAACAATGACTCAAGCAAGCACCAGCAAGGCACTAATGCTCAAAGAGTAAAGATACAACAGTTGCTGAGTTCACCAACTTTCTGGTTGCTGGAAGCCTCCTGTTTCCTAAGCTTCATGGCCACCACCACGATGTATTCAGTCTTCCTGGATTGGACAGTGTGGGCCAGGTTGGCAGCTGCTTTCTCTGCAGCCCTAGCTGGCAGTGGAGCTGGCGACCTCCTGGGCCGGGTGCTGGCAGGAGCCATTGTGGGACGGGGATTGCCACCACTTTTACTATTCAGTGGTATACAAATCCTATTAGCTGTAACAATCGGTTGTGCATCAATTTCTAACACTCCCGGACAGCTGGTGACAGCCATGGTGGGAATGGGTGTTGCATGTGGATTACAGAGTGTTCTGTACGCTCTTATGCCTTCACAGCTAAGCTCTGGGGTAGAGGTGGGCCGTGTTCTTGGTTACCTACTATTTGTGACTGGAGCTGGAGCCTTGTTAGGACCTCCCATAGCTGGTGCTATTGTGGACTACACAGGGTCATATGCTCCTGTGTTGATCCTCTGTACAGCTGCCCCAGCCACTGCTGCTCTCCTGAATTACATTGCACATTACACCTCCAAGTCACTTAACTCACTCTCAGTGCCATCACCAGCACCTAAAACTCTGCCTCAAaatatttaa
- the LOC128691860 gene encoding monocarboxylate transporter 13-like isoform X1 — protein sequence MSSHTVLEAATQENIQEDHPHNLEATLIYSSTPYLTLTSTLTTPTPSLSYAPAPNLTHAQNHQLTHTSNLTYTSTPTLAHTFMDSLTHTSMPTLTHASSFVHASSPSFRQEYVSESTNPQVNKSQNEEEEDPSEKSCRRRGYSCSYNEGVCVCSPDVDGGWAWVVAVAAFLQFCVSSGMYYSFSVFFVELLRNFEETRAKTGWVYSTNSAVHMFCGPLGGWLIGRWGPRIAVMLGGLFAGLGYIMSAFAPNLNVIFFTYGFVNAVGTSLNFSGWIVGLARFWKRRHALVVGVAMSGSGFGVFVLGPLMETIVSKYGWRGAMLICAGMSFNFSVFGATIYSRLRQPPLSKKHCQDDQELMLDVEDLGKSVTGCDSEICIAKESLNSSETGAPNTKILAQNLPLPLIAMEGSTWSLAHHNTHSYLYRLLRDGALSFKRHIRNNDSSKHQQGTNAQRVKIQQLLSSPTFWLLEASCFLSFMATTTMYSVFLDWTVWARLAAAFSAALAGSGAGDLLGRVLAGAIVGRGLPPLLLFSGIQILLAVTIGCASISNTPGQLVTAMVGMGVACGLQSVLYALMPSQLSSGVEVGRVLGYLLFVTGAGALLGPPIAGAIVDYTGSYAPVLILCTAAPATAALLNYIAHYTSKSLNSLSVPSPAPKTLPQNI from the exons ATGTcatcacacactgtgctggagGCTGCAACACAGGAGAATATACAAGAGGATCACCCACACAACCTGGAGgctactctcatatattcctccACCCCTTACCTCACACTTACCTCCACCCTAACAACTCCCACACCAAGCCTCTCATATGCCCCTGCCCCCAACCTCACACATGCTCAAAATCACCAACTCACACATACCTCTAATCTCACATACACTTCCACACCCACTCTAGCACATACTTTCATGGACAGTCTTACACACACTTCCATGCCTACTCTCACACATGCCTCTAGTTTTGTGCATgcttcttctccttccttcaggCAAGAATATGTTTCAGAATCTACAAATCCCCAAGTCAACAAATCTCAAAATG aggaggaggaagacccGTCGGAGAAATCGTGTCGGAGACGTGGTTACAGCTGCAGCTATaacgagggtgtgtgtgtgtgcagcccTGACGTAGATGGTGGGTGGGCCTGGGTGGTAGCAGTTGCTGCCTTCCTGCAGTTCTGCGTCTCCTCAG GTATGTATTACTCCTTCAGTGTGTTTTTTGTTGAGCTGCTGCGAAACTTCGAGGAGACCAGGGCCAAGACTGGCTGGGTGTACTCTACCAACTCAGCTGTGCACATGTTTTGCGGGCCCCTGGGCGGGTGGCTTATTGGGCGCTGGGGTCCCCGCATTGCCGTCATGCTGGGAGGGCTCTTTGCTGGCCTTGGATACATCATGAGTGCTTTTGCTCCCAATCTCAATGTTATCTTCTTCACTTATGGCTTTGTCAATG CTGTGGGGACAAGCCTCAACTTCTCTGGCTGGATCGTAGGTCTCGCCAGGTTCTGGAAGCGTCGTCATGcccttgttgttggtgtggcaatGTCTGGCTCGGGTTTTGGCGTCTTCGTGCTTGGGCCTCTCATGGAGACTATCGTCTCCAAGTATGGATGGCGAGGTGCTATGCTCATCTGTGCTGGAATGTCATTCAACTTCTCTGTCTTTGGGGCTACTATTTACAGTAGACTGAGACAGCCACCATTATCAAAGAAACATTGCCAAGATGACCAAGAATTAATGCTTGATGTGGAAGACTTGGGAAAGTCTGTGACTGGTTGTGACAGTGAAATTTGCATTGCCAAAGAAAGTTTGAACAGCAGCGAAACTGGTGCCCCTAATACCAAAATTTTAGCACAGAATCTTCCTTTGCCTTTAATAGCAATGGAAGGCAGCACGTGGTCACTagcccatcacaacacacactcttACCTTTACCGGCTACTACGTGATGGTGCATTAAGCTTCAAACGCCACATCAGAAACAATGACTCAAGCAAGCACCAGCAAGGCACTAATGCTCAAAGAGTAAAGATACAACAGTTGCTGAGTTCACCAACTTTCTGGTTGCTGGAAGCCTCCTGTTTCCTAAGCTTCATGGCCACCACCACGATGTATTCAGTCTTCCTGGATTGGACAGTGTGGGCCAGGTTGGCAGCTGCTTTCTCTGCAGCCCTAGCTGGCAGTGGAGCTGGCGACCTCCTGGGCCGGGTGCTGGCAGGAGCCATTGTGGGACGGGGATTGCCACCACTTTTACTATTCAGTGGTATACAAATCCTATTAGCTGTAACAATCGGTTGTGCATCAATTTCTAACACTCCCGGACAGCTGGTGACAGCCATGGTGGGAATGGGTGTTGCATGTGGATTACAGAGTGTTCTGTACGCTCTTATGCCTTCACAGCTAAGCTCTGGGGTAGAGGTGGGCCGTGTTCTTGGTTACCTACTATTTGTGACTGGAGCTGGAGCCTTGTTAGGACCTCCCATAGCTGGTGCTATTGTGGACTACACAGGGTCATATGCTCCTGTGTTGATCCTCTGTACAGCTGCCCCAGCCACTGCTGCTCTCCTGAATTACATTGCACATTACACCTCCAAGTCACTTAACTCACTCTCAGTGCCATCACCAGCACCTAAAACTCTGCCTCAAaatatttaa